The Arabidopsis thaliana chromosome 5, partial sequence genomic interval AATGAGAAATTAAAGGAAATTTGTCAATACTTGAGAACATCACCATTCAAATGTTTCAAGAACAACAtgactccaaaacaaaataaatgaaccTTTCCCTAATAATAGTATATTCTCCATCGTACAAAGTTCTAAATAATACAATATTCATTTCGTCAAAGCATATGATGTGTTGGAATCAGAATTATCTGCAAATGTTTGAATTTCAAATGTTAGTATCAGgctatttttactgttttatcAAATATCGTTTCTTCTGCAATCTATCACTTGATTGTTTTATCAAATCAGCACTagtattattgattttgtaatttgtgtTTGTCTACCTCCAATTACTTTTTAGTGTTATGATTAGTAATGTAATAAAATCACAAATCTGACGTGGCACCTATATACAATTCCAAAAACAAGTGGAAcgaatataaaacaaattcacaccttcctcatcttcttcttcgtcttcactTACCTTCTCTCTACACTCACACCATCTCACAACCCTAATCTCTCCCACacaagagagatagagagaaacaatgaaactttttcttctccttctttttcttctccacatTTCTCATACCTTCACCGCAAGCCGACCAATCTCCGAGTTCCGTGCTCTCCTCTCACTCAAAACCTCTCTCACCGGCGCCGGAGATGACAAAAACTCGCCTCTCTCTTCCTGGAAAGTCTCAACAAGCTTCTGTACATGGATTGGTGTCACGTGCGATGTATCTCGCCGTCACGTGACTTCTCTTGATCTCTCCGGTCTCAACCTCTCCGGTACTCTTTCCCCAGATGTTTCTCATTTACGTCTTCTTCAGAATCTATCACTCGCTGAAAATCTAATCTCCGGTCCGATTCCGCCGGAAATCTCGAGCCTTTCCGGTCTTCGTCACTTAAATCTCTCGAACAATGTCTTCAACGGTTCGTTTCCCGATGAGATTTCTTCTGGATTGGTGAATCTCCGAGTTCTTGATGTCTACAACAACAATCTAACCGGAGATTTACCGGTTTCCGTCACCAATCTGACTCAGCTCCGGCACCTTCACCTCGGTGGTAACTACTTCGCTGGAAAGATCCCGCCTTCGTACGGAAGCTGGCCAGTTATTGAGTATCTAGCGGTTTCCGGCAACGAGCTTGTCGGGAAAATCCCTCCAGAGATCGGAAACCTAACGACTCTCCGGGAGCTTTACATCGGCTACTACAACGCTTTCGAAGACGGTCTTCCTCCAGAGATCGGAAATCTATCGGAGCTAGTCAGATTCGACGGAGCTAATTGCGGATTAACCGGTGAGATTCCGCCGGAGATTGGGAAGCTTCAGAAACTCGATACGCTTTTCTTGCAAGTGAATGTCTTCTCCGGTCCATTAACTTGGGAGCTAGGAACGCTATCGAGTTTAAAATCAATGGATTTGTCTAACAACATGTTCACCGGAGAGATTCCAGCGAGTTTCGCAGAGTTGAAGAATCTCACGCTTTTGAATCTCTTCCGTAACAAACTTCACGGCGAGATACCGGAGTTCATCGGAGATTTGCCGGAGCTTGAAGTGTTACAGCTTTGGGAGAACAATTTCACCGGAAGCATCCCGCAGAAATTAGGAGAAAACGGTAAACTAAATCTCGTCGATCTCTCTTCCAATAAGCTGACCGGAACTTTACCGCCGAACATGTGCTCCGGTAACAAGTTAGAAACTTTAATCACTCTTGGAAACTTTCTCTTTGGTTCAATCCCTGATTCTCTTGGTAAATGTGAGTCTTTGACCCGGATCCGAATGGGTGAGAATTTCCTGAACGGGTCAATCCCAAAAGGACTATTCGGATTACCCAAATTAACTCAAGTGGAGCTCCAAGATAATTATCTCTCCGGAGAGTTACCAGTCGCCGGAGGTGTCTCTGTTAATCTTGGTCAGATCAGTTTATCAAACAACCAGCTCTCAGGTCCATTACCTCCGGCGATCGGGAACTTCACCGGCGTTCAgaaacttcttcttgatgGAAACAAGTTCCAAGGTCCTATTCCTTCAGAGGTAGGGAAGCTTCAGCAGCTCTCGAAGATTGATTTCAGCCACAACTTGTTCTCCGGTCGAATCGCGCCGGAGATTAGTCGTTGCAAGCTCTTAACGTTTGTTGATCTGAGCAGAAACGAGCTCTCCGGTGAAATCCCAAATGAGATCACTGCTATGAAGATATTGAATTACTTGAACCTGTCGAGAAACCATCTGGTTGGATCAATCCCTGGTTCAATCTCGTCAATGCAGAGCTTAACATCTCTTGATTTCTCTTACAACAACCTCTCCGGTTTAGTTCCGGGAACAGGACAATTCAGTTACTTCAACTACACATCGTTCTTGGGTAATCCTGATCTCTGTGGTCCTTATCTTGGTCCTTGTAAAGACGGTGTTGCTAAAGGAGGTCACCAGAGTCATAGTAAAGGACCTTTATCAGCTTCTATGAAGTTATTGCTTGTTCTTGGACTACTTGTTTGTTCGATTGCGTTCGCGGTAGTAGCCATAATCAAAGCTAGATCATTGAAAAAGGCGAGTGAGTCACGGGCTTGGAGGTTAACAGCTTTCCAGAGACTAGACTTCACGTGTGACGATGTCTTGGATTCTCTCAAAGAAGACAACATTATAGGCAAAGGAGGAGCTGGTATTGTCTATAAAGGCGTAATGCCTAATGGTGATCTAGTCGCGGTTAAAAGACTCGCTGCAATGTCTCGTGGATCTTCCCATGATCACGGCTTCAACGCAGAGATTCAAACCTTAGGAAGGATAAGACACAGACACATAGTGAGGCTTCTCGGATTTTGCTCAAACCACGAGACGAATCTACTTGTCTATGAGTACATGCCTAATGGTAGTCTCGGTGAGGTGCTTCACGGTAAGAAAGGAGGACACTTGCATTGGGACACACGTTACAAGATTGCTCTTGAAGCTGCTAAAGGACTCTGTTACCTTCATCACGATTGTTCTCCATTGATCGTTCACAGAGATGTCAAATCAAACAACATCCTCCTTGATTCAAACTTTGAAGCTCATGTTGCTGACTTTGGTCTCGCTAAATTCCTTCAAGATTCCGGTACTTCTGAATGTATGTCTGCAATCGCTGGCTCTTACGGCTACATAGCTCCAGGTactaaaatcttcaaaaaaagtttctaaCTTTACAAtctcttgctctgtttttctctttaaagTTTCTAACTTTACTAtcttttgctctgttttggtGTTTGTGTAGAGTATGCGTATACGTTGAAGGTAGATGAGAAGAGCGATGTGTATAGTTTCGGTGTGGTTCTTTTGGAACTCGTCACCGGAAGAAAACCTGTCGGAGAATTTGGAGACGGTGTCGATATAGTGCAATGGGTTCGTAAAATGACTGATTCGAACAAGGATTCGGTTCTGAAAGTATTGGATCCGAGACTTTCTTCGATTCCGATTCATGAAGTGACGCACGTCTTCTATGTAGCGATGCTCTGTGTAGAAGAACAAGCTGTTGAGAGGCCGACTATGAGAGAAGTTGTTCAGATTCTCACTGAGATCCCGAAGTTGCCACCGTCGAAGGATCAGCCGATGACGGAATCAGCGCCGGAGAGTGAGCTTTCGCCGAAGTCTGGTGTTCAAAGTCCGCCGGATCTACTCAATCTATGAGAGTTTTCTGATTCACGGCGGTTAATTTAGGGTACCGGTATAAGGGGTAAATTTGTCTTTTCATAAATGTTATTAGCGATGAGATTTGGTTGTTAATTTACTTTAATCCCTCTTAGTACGGTTTGTGCTTTGGTCCGGTTTAgtaggtttttttttgaaagaaggttgtttaaactctttttaagtgtgtttcattttccttttttatgtttttaatcgGTATTCGGCTTTATTTAGTTTGTAATTTGTGTTAATGAAAATGTACagttggtttttttttgaaggaaTTTCAAAATATCTTGAAAAGAGTGAAATGTGTAATGTGAACACTCTTGCATGTCTTGCTATAGAGTCACGCATCTGCAACTGATATGAACGATCAccttctttattgtttttaggTATTTGACTTTGTTACAAAGATTCAAATGTAGCTACTAACACCTGCAATAACCTGAAAGAAATTTCATCAAAcagaaattatatttgatcTCCATCAACAAGATGTTTGAGAGCGGTTAAAGTTGTGGTTGCGTTTGCGTTTGGTGAAAATGTTAACTTGGAAGAATAATTAAAGAGGAAGCATGTGAGAGGTCAAAGGTATAAATGTGGTGGGGAGATAATGATTGGTTTTGAGTTAATATGAGAAGCCTATAAGGTGATATTTCTCCCacatgcaaaatatatacCAAAGTCTTTAAGtctttaatgattttgatgagATCTCTTCTCTATTCCCTGCTCATGAAGCAATTTCTACTCTATGTAAAGCATTTATGATTTCATCGATCACTCATAAATATAAGCCACACCCAACTTACATTAATATGGTTTTCATTTGGCTGTACGTAGTTTCCAATGATGATTGTAGATCTAAGTCTAGGTTTTAATGAGAAAATTggaccaaacaaacaaaattgtagCTATCTTCGTGTTTGTTCACATTTTGGAGATAACAGCCTAACTAGATCATGGGCTAAGTGTTAGCTTTGATAGGGATTCTCACGTAACTCTATGATAACATATTGCACTAAAATGTGATTTAGTTCACTCACTAAGTTAGTGACATTTCCAAAAAGTGTCATCCACTTAGCAAATTCCGTTGCTATGTTTATGATTCTTTCATTACTATACTCCAAGCAAGAATTTGACGAGTGATACTgcaattttatctttttcataaaCGTAACGTTTatttcacaaacaaacaaaaagtgtttttgtaatttcctTGATGCACACATCAATTGCGTGTGTGTTCACGATTTCATCACATATACAACAACTATTTTCCATTTCACTGTGCGTCCATGGGATATTCATGTTCGATGGATCATAAAGGTAAAAGACTCAGGAAAAACAATAGTTAATGTCATTTCATATCAGCTTTATATTCTCACATTATGCGTAATTTCCGGACAAAAGAAAGCTATTaattagaaactttttttatctCAAAGAATTTTCGTCTGTGACAACTCATAAGCACTGAAAATTAGACTACTCCAATTTTCTAACTCAATTTACTCTGTGTCTATGCTATAGACCTATCAGTTATGTAGCACATATAAATATCAATCCAAACATTTTAATTGGTAAGTTTTAGGGGTGAAAATGCCACGTGGAATTTATGATTGTGATGTGACAGAGACAcgtagaaagaagaaggagtgCACTGTGTTTTGAATGGGTCCGTTTTGTCTTTATCTTGGCCTTCATTGTTTTCCCCGACATAGTTATGTCCCATCCCTCGTAGTTGCTAAAGAGAATCCTTACACCAAGGTAaattacaataacaaaatttagaaatttaaatttatcaattGATCTGATATGTGAAATGCAGTTTGTATACATTTGGTATTAGCCGctcaattttcttaaaagatttCAGAATTTAGTGTAGGTGATTAGGTATAATTAGTTGCTGGTCatcataagaagaaaaacacaaaaaccctaattaataTTCGTACCTGCTATCACTAACACTATATAATATACGAAAGTGTCTAGCTAATTATGTAAGATGATTATAGTGGCTCTACCTTTTACTATGATTCACGTACTAGTGACTTGTGTTGGCCCAAATCTTACTCATTCcgtttaaattttatagtgtttacatatatatatgtaatggAGTTGGAATGCTCTTGGGGACATCAAGAATGACCGTTTGTTTATCCGTGACATATGACTGAACTAAGTAAAATAAAGGACGTAAATAGTTAGTATATGAATTTGATTCATGGATGAACGTCCGTGACATATGAGACCGTCGTATGTCAAGAAAATGTGTGTGAGAAAATTATATGTCATATACGATGATATCGTAACGTGGTGCTAGCTAGGTAGAGATTCGCTTTGTTTCGTAAATGCTCATCGACGTAAACAAAAtcacttttgagttttatagTTTCACGAGTAATGATGTACTTGTATATTATGATGATTGCagtactctttttttcttaaagaagaaAGCAGGAGAtgattgtaaatttgtaaatgtATATTCTTGTAACCAGAGAATTATCATCAGAGATTAATAATGGTTAAATTTAGAAAGTAATAATAGTGAGGTGACACTGAAaggacaaaaagaagaagagacaattGGTTAAGTGCcactttttctatttgttgacatacatttttgaaaatcaaacGTGACAAATATTTCCAAATGCTTCTGAtccttttgaattttaagCACATAgctcttttaaaaataattaaattacaaTTAGCTGTAAAGTTCACTTGCCTCATTATTTACAAGATAGAGaaatattataatgttttgcaTGATCAAACCTTCTTACTATATTTTACCAGGCATGATCTAATTTCTAATAATGCATTGTCTAATACGTAATCATTACTGCCATTATTATAAGTTATGCACATGCATAAACAATATCTATCAGCTTTTTGAAATCTTTGTTATCTTGAAATTTTAGCTATGAGCTGACCAATGGATGAATAATAAGATCGATGGCGAACCACGCCTTCACACCAAATGTCAGCAAACCAAATGTTAGTTTGGACTCTTGTATTTTATCGCTTACAAATTGCAATGAAGTAATGATCACATATTCGATAAGTTGGATTTATCATGTAAAACTTTGTTTAAAGCATGTAGTTATAATTGCGAATCAAAACTTTAGCTTTGTTTTGCCTTTGGATTCCAGATTCCACCAATTAGTATCTCCAAAAAGGGCATACACAGTCAACTTTGACACGTGAGTTCCCACACGTGTATCATAGACATTCCTATAAACCGCACGATAAAATGTAAAGCATCACGAGACTCATAATTGGgatttcctctcttctttctttgctttaatattcttttcaaaatgaGAGATCACACGAGACACACGAGAACGTCCACATACcgaatcatttgttttttttttgtttggtcaacAATCACTATTTGTTGTTATATGATCATCTTTAACTGTATAAAACGTCCgtgaaagtttttttatgCGGAGTTGGGTAAAAGATCCGTTTGGCAAAACGTGACAACATAAAAATGATTCATATAATTTGGGCCATGAAATAATGGGCCTATCCTCGAATCagatgttattttttaaaaaagctcAGATTATACATAGTTGGATCCTGAAAAGCCgaatcacaaaaataatatgggctttacttttgaaaactaaaaaagccCAATAtcttgaaaaatgatttaacaTGCATAAGCGCCACCTTGTGTCGAAAGGTGGAGTAGGCTCTGTTTAGACGacaataaattttattgaGTGCTGCTGATTGTgaattttgaatctttaaagttatatttttgttattaactTGTCGAGGCCTTTGAGCACTAACAAAATTGGAGTTCCAGCTCACCCACTGGCCCACTAGGCGTTATTACGTTAACGAAATTTCCAACGGTCAAAaatagttttccttttttcaatGGGGATAGTTTGGTAATTTCGACTCTCTCACAGCcaagttttcctttttctctagGTTTTATGTTTCCTGATACAACGTACATAAAATTGTTTACAAGTATAACTCCAGCGTCAGAGATCCATTCGATAGcgacttctctctctctctcttttctgatATCAGaaaaactttctttgttttctctcttccctTTTCTCATATAGAAAAACGTTcagagattcaaaaaaaaaggtcgaattttgttttttgggtaTGACGATCATAAGCAAAAGCAAAGGATGTCTTCAAGAGATCAAATCAACTTGCGCCGACTCCAACACTCTGTTTTCAAAAggtatttttcttccttatctatgtttctcttttatctACTGTCTTGTTGGAATTTTTGGCCAAATCAACATCTTTTTATATGGTTTGTTAATCTTTAGTATCTAATTATCTGGTTGATcgcaaaacaaataattctcATGTTCAAAGTGGGTTTCTTCTAAtccaatttgaattttagttCTTATATTATTCCCCTCTAACCCTAATCATATGTTTctcaaacttttgatttttattcaaGATTCCTCCTAATCAgttatttcttctttgtatgtAGATGTAGTTGCAACTTCAGAGCTTTTCTCATCTGTGGTGTCGTAGCGTGAGAGAGACGGATTTGCAGTCATTGAAACTCTTTGGACATTACAAAGCCCAATAAAGATGGACAAATGACAAGcccatttttaaattttgtctGACTCTCGCCTATCCTACATGAATTCTACAGAGACAATGCATCATCCCATTCGGCTAGGTCAATTTTCAtccctatcttgtttataatcTATAATCTTATAGATAGGTTACTTACAAAAAAGGTCTTTAATActacttttgatttttcaaaacataatatatttctcaaagtttttgatttttaaaggtttttaactctctttatttttctatttttttcttctataaatattaaattaatatgacgttgtgaaatctaaccggattttggatcctgCCATGTAACCATGGTCATTAGCGATTCcacaaatccaacatgttttttcacatcttcatgtatatttagcattttttttttttttttttttttttaaaaagttttcaactcttttgttttttttaaaggttctataaatactaaattcaTATGAGATTCAATATTTAGAATATAAATACTAAACTAATACATGTGGATACCCAATACAAATATAAACCTAACAGTATTAGTTATATactaaactaatatatatatatatatttgtaataccTCAAGaacctaaaattaaaataataaatccgAATATACAGCGGCGGATCCACGTTATGGGTGATGGGGGCAACTGCCAccagtaaaatataaataatttacgTTTTTTAATAATACAGAGTAAGTAAAGTAACAGAATGGTATGAAATGCTCCCACTAAAAGCAAGAAGTATCGGGTTCAAACCCATTTAAAGACATTTTGCCCCCATTAAATATTTCTGCTGAGTCCGCCCCTGCGAATAtactagattttgttttttagtaaTTCATATAAATTGGATATATTTGGGATAAAAGTAGCCAatgttatagttttcttttaggtAATTTgagtattttggttatatttggGTAAAGAGTAGTAACCAATGTATTTTTGGGTAATCGGATATTTCGATTAGATTTAGTATATATGGTACTCTTTCCGTTTCacaatataagttgttttagCTAAAAGCACGCAGattaagaatatttatttttaaaaagtttaaccAATCATAAAAGACACTGCATAAtagaaataattataaaacattaaaataatatataatagaaatttgaaaacaacttatattgtgaaacaaaaaatttggtcCAAAATAACTTATATTATGAAACGGAAGAAGTATATTATATTCTCTCatccattttaaaaataaaatttgaggATTTTAAACAAACTTGTTCCCCCTTTTTATGGAGTACTTCTTATAATAGTGGCTAATTATAAGAGTCTAAAAACgaatttttatatgaatttagaaaaattaggATGGGGTTTTTGGGAAAGATAAAATGTTGCCTATAACAGTACATATTTAATCAGACAGAAGTGTCTTCACGGCGACGAAGAGTGTCTTCCGGCAATTGCATACTCCAacgcaaacaaaaaatgaaaataaagcAAATGTCATTCCCGTTAAATAATACGTGAATGTCATTCCCGTTGAATGCTAATTAAAGTAGAGAAGCCTCAAAATCCGATGAGTCATACGTGAATGTGGTTCTAGTGTCTCCCCAAATGGCTTCCTTCCATTTAATTCCGAAGTTAACTTTTACACTTGCCATCAAACTTTagtaatgaagaaaacattgatACAACAAAACTGCGAGTGTAAAAAGTCTCATTTCActgttaaattattaattttaagaGTAGACATTAACTGCGCCTAACTGATGACTAAAGAAGAGTTGATCAAACAAAGTCTACACATTACCTAACATTCTCTGTTCTAACTAAATACATCCATTTAAGAGACACTTACCAACCTCCTACTCAAAGCTACTCTAACTGTTGTTCAATTAACCATCAACATAACTGCAGGAGTAATTGATTAAACAACAATGAACTCTGACTTCATCAAAAACATCGAAAGACTCTGAAGTCAAGCatgttgtttttatatgtCAACCGCAAACCTATGCATTAAACAACCAATAGAAGCCAAAAAAACGTACAGAATCTAGGAGAATGCAACTATGATTATGAAAATTCACGCACACTAATACCACTAGCTTACAATTAGAGAGTGAAACGTTACAATACGTCCACGCAAAATACGtcttattattatgataacGTACATTAATATTCATGTTTTCTGTTTGTGCTCTGCATTTTGCTTATCTGTGCTaggtgaaaacaaaaaaaagaagagatttggaCATTTTAACACACGCTTTGCTCGCACTTCACTTTTTTCACAATCATACTGTTATTTTCCTTCCTCTTATAATGAAAACTTACCGATAAGCAAATTTGTACCAAACGTATGAACGAATGATCTTTCTAGATTAGTCGATTTTACcatacattaattaaattattaggTTCATCTACCCAACTACAAAAAAAGGGAGATAACGTTGGCGTTTTCAAAAAAGAGTGAACACTAATAAAAGTTTTCTAGATTCCttttctcaacttttcttTAAGCTAAAAGACTCCAAACAAACACTTAAGAAAGAAACTGTCACTCAAACTTAAACCTACTTCCCATGTGAatcaaaagaaagcaaaaaaaaccaGCAAATCCGTCCATCTTTAAATAACAATCTCAAACTCTTTAAACGTTactcaacttttttcttcttttcaaaaaccCATTCTATGAACACAATCTCACCTCCTTCATCGTGTT includes:
- the BAM1 gene encoding Leucine-rich receptor-like protein kinase family protein (BARELY ANY MERISTEM 1 (BAM1); FUNCTIONS IN: protein serine/threonine kinase activity, kinase activity, ATP binding; INVOLVED IN: in 9 processes; LOCATED IN: plasma membrane; EXPRESSED IN: 32 plant structures; EXPRESSED DURING: 15 growth stages; CONTAINS InterPro DOMAIN/s: Protein kinase, catalytic domain (InterPro:IPR000719), Leucine-rich repeat-containing N-terminal domain, type 2 (InterPro:IPR013210), Leucine-rich repeat (InterPro:IPR001611), Serine/threonine-protein kinase-like domain (InterPro:IPR017442), Protein kinase-like domain (InterPro:IPR011009), Serine/threonine-protein kinase, active site (InterPro:IPR008271); BEST Arabidopsis thaliana protein match is: Leucine-rich receptor-like protein kinase family protein (TAIR:AT3G49670.1); Has 1807 Blast hits to 1807 proteins in 277 species: Archae - 0; Bacteria - 0; Metazoa - 736; Fungi - 347; Plants - 385; Viruses - 0; Other Eukaryotes - 339 (source: NCBI BLink).): MKLFLLLLFLLHISHTFTASRPISEFRALLSLKTSLTGAGDDKNSPLSSWKVSTSFCTWIGVTCDVSRRHVTSLDLSGLNLSGTLSPDVSHLRLLQNLSLAENLISGPIPPEISSLSGLRHLNLSNNVFNGSFPDEISSGLVNLRVLDVYNNNLTGDLPVSVTNLTQLRHLHLGGNYFAGKIPPSYGSWPVIEYLAVSGNELVGKIPPEIGNLTTLRELYIGYYNAFEDGLPPEIGNLSELVRFDGANCGLTGEIPPEIGKLQKLDTLFLQVNVFSGPLTWELGTLSSLKSMDLSNNMFTGEIPASFAELKNLTLLNLFRNKLHGEIPEFIGDLPELEVLQLWENNFTGSIPQKLGENGKLNLVDLSSNKLTGTLPPNMCSGNKLETLITLGNFLFGSIPDSLGKCESLTRIRMGENFLNGSIPKGLFGLPKLTQVELQDNYLSGELPVAGGVSVNLGQISLSNNQLSGPLPPAIGNFTGVQKLLLDGNKFQGPIPSEVGKLQQLSKIDFSHNLFSGRIAPEISRCKLLTFVDLSRNELSGEIPNEITAMKILNYLNLSRNHLVGSIPGSISSMQSLTSLDFSYNNLSGLVPGTGQFSYFNYTSFLGNPDLCGPYLGPCKDGVAKGGHQSHSKGPLSASMKLLLVLGLLVCSIAFAVVAIIKARSLKKASESRAWRLTAFQRLDFTCDDVLDSLKEDNIIGKGGAGIVYKGVMPNGDLVAVKRLAAMSRGSSHDHGFNAEIQTLGRIRHRHIVRLLGFCSNHETNLLVYEYMPNGSLGEVLHGKKGGHLHWDTRYKIALEAAKGLCYLHHDCSPLIVHRDVKSNNILLDSNFEAHVADFGLAKFLQDSGTSECMSAIAGSYGYIAPEYAYTLKVDEKSDVYSFGVVLLELVTGRKPVGEFGDGVDIVQWVRKMTDSNKDSVLKVLDPRLSSIPIHEVTHVFYVAMLCVEEQAVERPTMREVVQILTEIPKLPPSKDQPMTESAPESELSPKSGVQSPPDLLNL